A single region of the Dunckerocampus dactyliophorus isolate RoL2022-P2 chromosome 3, RoL_Ddac_1.1, whole genome shotgun sequence genome encodes:
- the onecut1 gene encoding hepatocyte nuclear factor 6 isoform X2 translates to MNAQLSMENIGDLHGVSHESVTGHGELLSGHSPHSRPSPRGLSHRAMGMATLLDSGDYHHPGHLHPAISMCEAPGMSASSTYTTLTPLQPLPPISTVSDKFPPHHHHHHHHPHHPHPHPHQRIPGNVSGSFTLMREDRSLAPMNSLYPAYHHKDPCMGQSLSPLSGSGLASIHTTQAGLPPYAHPGAAMPGEKMLTPSGFEAHHPAMLSRHAEQHMSSSAGMVQLNGLHHHPHAHLGAQGHGQGLGSGREQASALGQQGAINGGAGGGAGGGQMEEVNTKEVAQRITTELKRYSIPQAIFAQRVLCRSQGTLSDLLRNPKPWSKLKSGRETFRRMWKWLQEPEFQRMSALRLAACKRKEQDHGRSERGNVTKKPRLVFTDVQRRTLHAIFKENKRPSKELQLTIAQQLGLELATVSNFFMNARRRSLDKWVDDGSGHPGGPNACTKA, encoded by the exons ATGAATGCCCAGCTGTCGATGGAAAACATAGGCGACCTGCACGGAGTGAGCCATGAGTCTGTGACCGGCCACGGGGAGCTGCTGAGCGGCCACAGTCCGCATTCCCGTCCCAGCCCCCGGGGTTTGAGCCATCGCGCGATGGGCATGGCGACCCTCTTGGACAGCGGAGACTATCACCACCCGGGACACCTCCACCCGGCCATCAGCATGTGTGAAGCCCCCGGGATGAGTGCGAGCAGCACTTACACCACCTTAACCCCCCTGCAGCCTTTGCCTCCTATCTCTACGGTGTCCGACAAGTTTCCtccccaccatcaccaccaccaccatcatcccCACCATCCTCATCCGCATCCCCACCAGAGGATCCCCGGGAATGTCAGCGGCAGCTTCACGTTAATGCGGGAGGACCGCAGCCTCGCGCCCATGAACAGCCTGTACCCCGCCTACCACCACAAGGACCCCTGCATGGGCCAGAGTCTCTCCCCGCTGTCTGGCTCCGGTCTGGCCAGCATCCACACCACCCAAGCCGGCCTCCCTCCCTACGCCCACCCCGGTGCCGCTATGCCCGGTGAGAAGATGCTCACCCCCAGCGGCTTCGAGGCACACCACCCCGCCATGCTGAGTCGACACGCAGAGCAACACATGAGCTCTTCGGCGGGGATGGTGCAGCTCAACGGCCTACATCATCATCCTCACGCCCATCTCGGAGCGCAGGGCCACGGCCAGGGTCTGGGAAGCGGCCGGGAGCAGGCCTCCGCGCTCGGGCAGCAAGGAGCCATCAACGGCGGGGCAGGAGGAGGTGCTGGTGGAGGCCAGATGGAGGAGGTGAATACCAAAGAGGTGGCGCAGAGGATCACCACGGAGCTGAAGCGCTACAGCATCCCCCAAGCCATCTTTGCCCAGCGGGTCCTGTGCAGGTCCCAAGGGACCCTCTCCGACCTGCTGAGGAACCCCAAGCCCTGGTCCAAGCTCAAGTCTGGGAGAGAGACCTTTCGGCGGATGTGGAAGTGGCTGCAGGAGCCTGAGTTCCAGCGCATGAGTGCACTCAGGCTCGCAG CATGCAAGCGCAAGGAGCAGGACCACGGTCGCAGCGAGCGGGGCAACGTGACCAAGAAGCCCCGTCTGGTCTTCACAGACGTGCAGCGACGGACTCTGCACGCCATCTTCAAGGAGAACAAGCGTCCATCCAAAGAGCTGCAGCTGACCATTGCGCAGCAGCTGGGCCTGGAGCTGGCCACCGTCAGCAACTTTTTCATGAACGCGCGGCGCCGGAGCTTGGACAAGTGGGTCGACGACGGCTCCGGTCACCCCGGCGGGCCCAACGCCTGCACCAAAGCCTGA
- the onecut1 gene encoding hepatocyte nuclear factor 6 isoform X1: MNAQLSMENIGDLHGVSHESVTGHGELLSGHSPHSRPSPRGLSHRAMGMATLLDSGDYHHPGHLHPAISMCEAPGMSASSTYTTLTPLQPLPPISTVSDKFPPHHHHHHHHPHHPHPHPHQRIPGNVSGSFTLMREDRSLAPMNSLYPAYHHKDPCMGQSLSPLSGSGLASIHTTQAGLPPYAHPGAAMPGEKMLTPSGFEAHHPAMLSRHAEQHMSSSAGMVQLNGLHHHPHAHLGAQGHGQGLGSGREQASALGQQGAINGGAGGGAGGGQMEEVNTKEVAQRITTELKRYSIPQAIFAQRVLCRSQGTLSDLLRNPKPWSKLKSGRETFRRMWKWLQEPEFQRMSALRLAGERSLACKRKEQDHGRSERGNVTKKPRLVFTDVQRRTLHAIFKENKRPSKELQLTIAQQLGLELATVSNFFMNARRRSLDKWVDDGSGHPGGPNACTKA; encoded by the exons ATGAATGCCCAGCTGTCGATGGAAAACATAGGCGACCTGCACGGAGTGAGCCATGAGTCTGTGACCGGCCACGGGGAGCTGCTGAGCGGCCACAGTCCGCATTCCCGTCCCAGCCCCCGGGGTTTGAGCCATCGCGCGATGGGCATGGCGACCCTCTTGGACAGCGGAGACTATCACCACCCGGGACACCTCCACCCGGCCATCAGCATGTGTGAAGCCCCCGGGATGAGTGCGAGCAGCACTTACACCACCTTAACCCCCCTGCAGCCTTTGCCTCCTATCTCTACGGTGTCCGACAAGTTTCCtccccaccatcaccaccaccaccatcatcccCACCATCCTCATCCGCATCCCCACCAGAGGATCCCCGGGAATGTCAGCGGCAGCTTCACGTTAATGCGGGAGGACCGCAGCCTCGCGCCCATGAACAGCCTGTACCCCGCCTACCACCACAAGGACCCCTGCATGGGCCAGAGTCTCTCCCCGCTGTCTGGCTCCGGTCTGGCCAGCATCCACACCACCCAAGCCGGCCTCCCTCCCTACGCCCACCCCGGTGCCGCTATGCCCGGTGAGAAGATGCTCACCCCCAGCGGCTTCGAGGCACACCACCCCGCCATGCTGAGTCGACACGCAGAGCAACACATGAGCTCTTCGGCGGGGATGGTGCAGCTCAACGGCCTACATCATCATCCTCACGCCCATCTCGGAGCGCAGGGCCACGGCCAGGGTCTGGGAAGCGGCCGGGAGCAGGCCTCCGCGCTCGGGCAGCAAGGAGCCATCAACGGCGGGGCAGGAGGAGGTGCTGGTGGAGGCCAGATGGAGGAGGTGAATACCAAAGAGGTGGCGCAGAGGATCACCACGGAGCTGAAGCGCTACAGCATCCCCCAAGCCATCTTTGCCCAGCGGGTCCTGTGCAGGTCCCAAGGGACCCTCTCCGACCTGCTGAGGAACCCCAAGCCCTGGTCCAAGCTCAAGTCTGGGAGAGAGACCTTTCGGCGGATGTGGAAGTGGCTGCAGGAGCCTGAGTTCCAGCGCATGAGTGCACTCAGGCTCGCAGGTGAGCGAAGCCTCG CATGCAAGCGCAAGGAGCAGGACCACGGTCGCAGCGAGCGGGGCAACGTGACCAAGAAGCCCCGTCTGGTCTTCACAGACGTGCAGCGACGGACTCTGCACGCCATCTTCAAGGAGAACAAGCGTCCATCCAAAGAGCTGCAGCTGACCATTGCGCAGCAGCTGGGCCTGGAGCTGGCCACCGTCAGCAACTTTTTCATGAACGCGCGGCGCCGGAGCTTGGACAAGTGGGTCGACGACGGCTCCGGTCACCCCGGCGGGCCCAACGCCTGCACCAAAGCCTGA